A region from the Brassica napus cultivar Da-Ae chromosome C8, Da-Ae, whole genome shotgun sequence genome encodes:
- the LOC111213932 gene encoding uncharacterized protein LOC111213932, with protein sequence MGASSAVSLVRFGVGTSNHELRLKKWTRRLLWFDTRKRFSCCADMLAPIRQSEERRFEQKTSAHGAGIKPSSSAMPFASPKSRFVPKQEKFYPRCTPRLTGPQSRDTPPKRDTGIANEKDWGIDLLTENVNESGINEDGSTWFRESGQDLGENGYRCRWTRMGGRSHDASSEWTETWWEKSDWTGYKELGVEKSGKNAEGDSWWETWQEVLHQDEWSNLARIERSAQKQAKSGTENAGWYEKWWEKYDAKGWTEKGAHKYGRLNEQSWWEKWGEHYDGRGSVLKWTDKWAETELGTKWGDKWEEKFFSGIGSRQGETWHVSPNSDRWSRTWGEEHFGNGKVHKYGKSTTGESWDIVVDEETYYEAEPHYGWADVVGDSTQLLSIQPRERPPGVYPNLEFGPSPPPEPDQPQ encoded by the exons ATGGGGGCTAGCTCCGCAGTCTCTCTTGTTCGATTTGGGGTTGGCACAAGTAATCATGAATTGCGCCTGAAAAAGTGGACGAGGAGGCTTCTATGGTTTGATACTCGGAAACGATTTAGCTGCTGCGCAGATATGCTAGCACCGATCCGCCAGTCGGAGGAACGGCGTTTCGAGCAGAAGACGAGCGCCCATGGAGCCGGAATCAAACCTTCTTCCTCCGCAATGCCATTTGCATCTCCCaa GTCTCGGTTTGTGCCCAAGCAGGAAAAGTTCTACCCTCGTTGCACTCCAAGGCTTACTGGCCCTCAGTCCCGTGATACTCCGCCTAAAAGAG ACACTGGGATTGCTAATGAAAAGGATTGGGGCATCGATTTGTTGACTGAGAATGTGAATGAATCTGGGATTAATGAAGATGGCAGTACTTGGTTCAGAGAAAGCGGACAGGACCTCGGAGAAAATGGGTACAGATGTAGGTGGACTAGGATGGGCGGTCGATCTCATGATGCTTCTTCTGAGTGGACTGAAACG TGGTGGGAGAAAAGTGACTGGACCGGATACAAAGAATTAG GCGTGGAGAAATCTGGTAAAAATGCTGAGGGTGACTCTTGGTGGGAAACTTGGCAAGAAGTCCTTCATCAAGATGAGTGGAG TAATCTAGCTAGGATTGAAAGGAGTGCACAAAAACAAGCTAAATCAGGAACTGAAAATGCTGGTTGGTACGAGAAATG GTGGGAGAAGTACGACGCTAAAGGATGGACAGAGAAAGGAGCACATAAGTATGGTAGACTAAATGAGCAGTCATGGTGGGAAAAGTGGGGGGAACATTATGATGGAAGAGGATCTGTTCTCAAATG GACAGATAAGTGGGCTGAGACAGAGTTGGGGACAAAGTGGGGAGACAAGTGGGAAGAGAAATTTTTCAGTGGGATAGGTTCGCGGCAGGGGGAGACTTGGCATGTTTCACCTAATAGCGACC GTTGGTCAAGGACGTGGGGTGAGGAACACTTTGGAAACGG AAAGGTTCACAAGTATGGAAAAAGTACGACAGGAGAAAGCTGGGACATAGTGGTGGACGAAGAAACATACTATGA GGCCGAGCCGCACTATGGTTGGGCAGATGTGGTGGGTGATTCAACACAGTTGCTCTCGATTCAACCCAGAGAGAGGCCACCGGGTGTCTACCCAAACCTCGAGTTTGGGCCATCTCCGCCTCCTGAGCCCGATCAACCGCAATGA